The sequence below is a genomic window from Flavobacterium keumense.
AGCACTTGATGGAAACGACCCGATTGGTAATAATCCGATTGTTGATCAGACACAAAATACCCAATCATTTTACCTTGTTTCATGACCAATTTTTCAATTCCTAAACGGGTAGCAATCCATTTGATTTTCATGCTGCTTAGCAAAGAAACGGCTTGTTTAGGTAAAGGCCCAAAACGGTCAATCAACTTATTTTGATAATTCAAAAGTGAAGCTTCGTCTTTAATGTCTGCTAATTCATTATACAACAGCAGTCGTTCTGAAACGGTATTAATGTATTCGTCAGGGAACAACAATTCGAAATCCGTGTCCAATTGCAAATCTTTGACGTATTCTTTGGTTTCGATATCGTTTTGCTCTGGATACAAATCCTTGAATTCGTTTTCTTTCAGCTCTTCAATGGCTTCGTTCATGATTTTTTGGTAGGTATCAAAACCAATTTCGTTGATGAAACCACTTTGTTCTCCTCCTAACAAATCTCCTGCACCACGAATTTCCAAATCTTTCATGGCAATGTTAAACCCACTACCCAATTCACTAAATTGTTCCAAAGCCTGAATTCGTTTCCGCGCGTCTTCCGTCATTGCAGAATATGGCGGACAAACAAAATAGCAAAACGCTTTTTTGTTGCTACGCCCTACTCGACCTCGCATTTGATGCAAATCAGACAGTCCAAAATTATTGGCATTATTGATAAAAATCGTGTTAGCATTTGGTACATCTAAACCACTTTCGATAATGGTCGTCGCTACCAAAACATCAAATTCACCATTCATAAAGGCCAACATCAGTTCTTCGAGTTTAGCTCCATCCATTTGGCCGTGACCAATTCCCACTCGGGCATTCGGCACCAATCGCTGAATCATTCCGGCAATTTCCTTGATGTTTTCAATGCGGTTATTGATGAAAAATACTTGTCCGTTGCGCTGAATTTCATACGAAATGGCATCGCGAATCAACTCTTCATTGAATCCCACCACATTCGTCTCAATAGGATAACGATTGGGCGGCGGTGACGTGATTACCGATAAATCTCGGGCAGCCATTAACGAAAATTGCAAGGTTCTTGGGATAGGAGTTGCAGTTAAAGTCAACGTATCTACATTGGCCGCAATGGTTTTGAGTTTGTCCTTGACATTTACTCCAAATTTTTGTTCTTCGTCAACAATCAACAATCCGAGGTCTTTGAAAACCACATTTTTATTCACTAATTGATGGGTTCCAATGACAATATCCAATTTTCCTTCGGCCAATTGCTTGAGAGTTTCTGCTTTTTGTTTGGCAGTTCTAAACCGATTCAAATAGCCCACCGTAACTGGCATGTCTTTCAATCGCTCCGAAAAAGTGCGGTAATGTTGGTATGCCAAAATAGTGGTAGGTACTAAAACAGCGACTTGTTTACTATTATCCACTGCCTTAAAAGCAGCTCGAATAGCGACTTCTGTTTTTCCAAAACCTACATCGCCACAAACTAAACGATCCATTGGGCGGTCACTTTCCATGTCGGCTTTTACCTCTTGAGTGGCTTTGGTTTGATCTGGCGTATCTTCGTAAATGAACGAACTTTCTAATTCGTTTTGCAAATAACTATCGGGCGCATATTGAAAGCCTTTTTCCAAACGCCTTTTGGCATACAACTGAATCAAATTGAACGCAATATGTTTTACTCGTGCTTTGGTTTTTTGTTTTAAAACTTTCCAAGCATTCGATCCTAATTTATAAATTTTAGGTGGCGTGCCGTCTTTGCCATTGTATCTTGAAATTTTATGTAAAGAGTGAATACTCACATACACAATGTCATTATCGGCATAAACCAACTTAATAGCTTCTTGTGTTTTGCCTTCTACTTGAATTTTTTGCAAACCCCCGAATTTTCCAATTCCGTGATCGATATGAGTTACATAATCACCGACCGAAAGCGAAGTCAGCTCTTTTAAGGTGATATTCTGTTTTTTAGAATAGCCATTTTTGATGCTGAATTTGTGATAGCGTTCAAAAATCTGATGGTCCGTGTAACAGGTAATTTGATTTTCTTCGTCAATAAATCCTTGGTACAAAGGCAATACTATCGTATTGTATTGCTTGCGAATGTTTTCTGAATTGGCCTCATCCAAAGTTTCGAAAATATCGTGAAAACGCTTGGCTTGATTATCATTGGAACAGAACAAATAATTTTTATAACCATTAAAATGATTGTCGTTCAAATTGTTCAACAACAAATCAAATTGCTTGTTAAAAGACGGTTGCGGCTGAATATAAAAATCGAATTTTTTTGTGGTTTTAAAAATGGACTTGGAAGCCAATTCGACTACCGAAAAATCCAAAGCTCTTTTTATAAATTGCTCTTGATTCAAGAATAACTGCTCCGGTCTAGCGTGTTTGATGTCTTTGGATAGTTTTTCAAACGCTTCTTCGGCCTTGCCAAATTGTTTGTCCAATTGACTTAAAAAGCCTTCGGTATTTTGAATAAAAAGAACCGTTTTCTCTGAGATATAATCTAAAAAACTTTCTCGATTTTCTTGAAAAAGCTTATTTTCTACATTCGGAATAATCGCAATTTTCTTTTGTTGTTCCAATGACAATTGCGTTGCCACATCAAAGGTTCGAATACTATCGACTTCGTTACCAAAAAACTCGATTCGGTACGGATTATCATTCGAAAATGAAAACACATCGACAATACCTCCACGAACAGAAAATTCACCAGGTTCGGTTATAAAATCAACTCTTTTGAATTCGTATTCGAACAAAACCTCGTTGATAAAATCAATCGAAATTTGATCGCCCACCGCTACTTTTAGCGTATTTTTATCCAATTCCTTTCGAGTAACTACTTTTTCAAAAAGCGCCTCGGGATAACTGACAATAATGGCTGGTTTTTTGCGTGAATTGATGCGATTAAGTACTTCCGCGCGAAGCAAAACATTCGCATTGTCAGTTTCTTCTATTTGATACGGACGACGAAACGAAGCGGGATAAAACAAAACATCTTGGTCGCCAATCATTTGTTCCAAATCATTCAAATAATAGGCGGCTTCTTCTTTATCGTTTAAAATGAGTAAAAACGGTAATTCTGATTTTTTAAAAACAGAACGAATTACAAATGAAATCGAAGATCCAACCAAGCCCGAAAGGTGTACTTTTGGAGTATTATTTTGCCCTAACAGTGAAGCTATTTGCTCTGTTTTAGGTGAATTATCGTAAATAGAATAGATTGTTTTACTCAACGCGTGGTAAATTTGGGTCTACAATTGTGTTCGGAATTGCTCTTGTTGTATCCAACATTCTCAACATATCGGACTCGCCTTCTTCCGTAGGAATTTTACTTTTTTCAGTAATCTTATCCATTTGTCTTTGCAAAGAAACCAACTCAATATTAATTTCATTAATCAAAGCTATTACTTTTTTTGTAGGGATAGTATCCAGATGAATAAATAAATCCAGTAAGCGAACTTTAGTGATCAAAGTACTTATTCTACTTTTGATTTGAGGTTGTTGAAATTGGAACGGAATATTGTTAGGAAGTTGTTGTACTTTTTTAGAAAGTTCTGCTGCTTTCTTCTGAAAAGCACCCAATGTTTTTGATGGTTTTTGTCCTAGCTCATCTAAAAATTGTCGAAATTCAGTCCAGATTTTTACACTTTGTTCTGAAGTTGAATTAATTGGAGTCGCATAGAAATCCCATTTTTTACTTATCTCTTGGTATATTACCTCATTTTTTTGAGCCGCTTTTTTATTTTCAGCATTACGTTGCTGATTGTCTTCTTTGCAAGATGACAACAGTAAAAAAAGAAAACAAAAAATCACTCCTAAATATTTCATATTCATTTTCATTGGAGCACAAAGTTACAAACTAAATTTACAATACCGAATTACTTCAATAGATTAACAAATCCTATTACCATTTAAATAACTGTTGTTCAAATAATTATTTTTTTTACTTTTATAGAATTAAACCTTTTCTATATGCTCAAATTAAAATCTCTTTTTGTAGTCTTTATTGTCATACTGTTTGTTAATTGTTCTCAAAACGAGCCTGTAGGTTATGACGATGGAAAGCCTTTAGTTTCAGCTATTGAAATAGGAAATAGTGAAATTCCTTATGTAAAAATTACCACTGCAACAACTATATTGAATGAACCAAAAGTTGCTGGTGAGATGGAGATTTACATTAATAAAAAAAGAATTTTAGACACTAAAATAGGTATCGAATACAGGGGTTCTACCTCCTATCGAATCTCTGATAAAAAATCATTTGGAATTGAAACAAGAGATGCTAGTGGAAATGGCATAAATGTCAGTGTATTAGGTCTTCCAGCAGAGGAAGATTGGATTTTAACCGGTGATGTATTTCAGGCTCCAAACACAATTTTTGACCGTACTTTAATGTACCACTACATTGGCTATGAACTCTTTCGTGCTATGGGAAACTATGCTAGTCGATCAAAATTTGTTGAAGTAGAACTAAACGGAACCTACATTGGGGTATATGTGTTAATGGAAAAACTAAAAAAAGACAGTAACCGGATTAACATTGAATCCTTGTCTTCGACAGATACTGATGCCGGAAAAATAACCGGAGGATATATCCTTAAAATAGATAAAACTTCCGGGAGCGATGTATTAGGCACCCACCCTTTATCCTATTACGACAGTAATTGGGATGATGACTGTCGTTATACTGAATATAACAGCTTCAGATCCAATTATGATATTAACAGAAATCAAATAACATTTGCACCTTACGGTGCTCCATATAATAGTAATAAATATTTAGAAACCTATTTTGTTTACGATTATCCTAAGCCAGAAAACATTAATGCGGCACAAAAAGCATATATAAAGAACTATATCGACGCCTTTGAGACGGCACTACTTACAGATAATTTCAGTACAAACACTAGGACATATACGAATTACATTGACCGAAAAAGTTTTATTGATTTTTTTATCATCAATGAAGTAGCTGGCAATATTGATGGCTATCGACTGAGTACTTTCATGCACAAAGCACGCGGTGGTAAACTAAAAATGGGTCCTATTTGGGACTTGAATATTGGTTATGGTGCAGATGGAAGGGTT
It includes:
- the mfd gene encoding transcription-repair coupling factor; translated protein: MSKTIYSIYDNSPKTEQIASLLGQNNTPKVHLSGLVGSSISFVIRSVFKKSELPFLLILNDKEEAAYYLNDLEQMIGDQDVLFYPASFRRPYQIEETDNANVLLRAEVLNRINSRKKPAIIVSYPEALFEKVVTRKELDKNTLKVAVGDQISIDFINEVLFEYEFKRVDFITEPGEFSVRGGIVDVFSFSNDNPYRIEFFGNEVDSIRTFDVATQLSLEQQKKIAIIPNVENKLFQENRESFLDYISEKTVLFIQNTEGFLSQLDKQFGKAEEAFEKLSKDIKHARPEQLFLNQEQFIKRALDFSVVELASKSIFKTTKKFDFYIQPQPSFNKQFDLLLNNLNDNHFNGYKNYLFCSNDNQAKRFHDIFETLDEANSENIRKQYNTIVLPLYQGFIDEENQITCYTDHQIFERYHKFSIKNGYSKKQNITLKELTSLSVGDYVTHIDHGIGKFGGLQKIQVEGKTQEAIKLVYADNDIVYVSIHSLHKISRYNGKDGTPPKIYKLGSNAWKVLKQKTKARVKHIAFNLIQLYAKRRLEKGFQYAPDSYLQNELESSFIYEDTPDQTKATQEVKADMESDRPMDRLVCGDVGFGKTEVAIRAAFKAVDNSKQVAVLVPTTILAYQHYRTFSERLKDMPVTVGYLNRFRTAKQKAETLKQLAEGKLDIVIGTHQLVNKNVVFKDLGLLIVDEEQKFGVNVKDKLKTIAANVDTLTLTATPIPRTLQFSLMAARDLSVITSPPPNRYPIETNVVGFNEELIRDAISYEIQRNGQVFFINNRIENIKEIAGMIQRLVPNARVGIGHGQMDGAKLEELMLAFMNGEFDVLVATTIIESGLDVPNANTIFINNANNFGLSDLHQMRGRVGRSNKKAFCYFVCPPYSAMTEDARKRIQALEQFSELGSGFNIAMKDLEIRGAGDLLGGEQSGFINEIGFDTYQKIMNEAIEELKENEFKDLYPEQNDIETKEYVKDLQLDTDFELLFPDEYINTVSERLLLYNELADIKDEASLLNYQNKLIDRFGPLPKQAVSLLSSMKIKWIATRLGIEKLVMKQGKMIGYFVSDQQSDYYQSGRFHQVLQFVQKQSALCKMKEKQTPNGLRLLLTFDNVKSIRRALELMELIGN
- a CDS encoding CotH kinase family protein, with translation MLKLKSLFVVFIVILFVNCSQNEPVGYDDGKPLVSAIEIGNSEIPYVKITTATTILNEPKVAGEMEIYINKKRILDTKIGIEYRGSTSYRISDKKSFGIETRDASGNGINVSVLGLPAEEDWILTGDVFQAPNTIFDRTLMYHYIGYELFRAMGNYASRSKFVEVELNGTYIGVYVLMEKLKKDSNRINIESLSSTDTDAGKITGGYILKIDKTSGSDVLGTHPLSYYDSNWDDDCRYTEYNSFRSNYDINRNQITFAPYGAPYNSNKYLETYFVYDYPKPENINAAQKAYIKNYIDAFETALLTDNFSTNTRTYTNYIDRKSFIDFFIINEVAGNIDGYRLSTFMHKARGGKLKMGPIWDLNIGYGADGRVPVNDWIINYNTYVTNDAWMVPFWWKRLMEDPQFKSELKTRWIELRANVLSTPKVIELTSNTANYLTVNSAIVRNYTKWTGISFDYNSSVNQLKTYLTNRLAWMDSKILAF